The following is a genomic window from Amycolatopsis sp. BJA-103.
CCGCGACGCACTCGCCGGTGGGCTGATGGTCACCAAGGGTCAGGATCACTGTCTCTTCGTCTTTCCCCGGGCCGAGTTCGAGCAGATGGCGAGGAAGGTCGCCGACGCCCCGTTCACGAACGAGGCGGTCCGGGCCTACCAGCGTTATCTCTTCGCCGGGACGGACGAACAACGCCCGGACGGGCAAGGACGTGTCGCGATCGCGTCCGAGCTCCGACGCTACGCCGGGTTGAACAAGGAGTGCGTGGTGATCGGGGCGATCACCAGGTTGGAGATCTGGGATGCCCAAGCGTGGCAGGGCTACCTGGACGAACACGAGGACAGCTACGCGAAGGCTCGAGAGGAAGTTCTGCCGGGCGTCTTCTAGACGTGACCGAGGAAGCACCCACGCCGTCGGGGGGCGCGGGTTCCTGCTTCGGACACGCCGGAAACCGCCCACACGGATGCCGTGAGGCCTCTGTCCGCTCAGTGGCCCTGGTACACCTTCCCCGGTACCAGGTCAGTAAGCGGGCGGACAGGGACCTGACGGCATCCGGCATCTTCCCCGGCACTACAGGAAAGGGGGGAAGACATGGCAGACGAACACGAGCACGTTCCGGTGCTGCTGAAGCGCATCGTCGAACTGTTCGAGCCGGTCTTCTCCGACCGCGAGGCCGTGCTGGTCGACGCGACCGTCGGACTCGGCGGTCATTCCGACGCGCTGCTCACCGCGTTCCCCGCACTGCGCCTGGTCGCGCTCGACCGGGACCCCAACGCGCTGGAACTCTCCGCGAAACGGCTTGCGCCGCACGGGGATCGCGTCGACTTCGTGCACGCCGTCTACGACGAGATGCCGTCGGCGCTCCAAGGTCTCGGACTGTCCAGAGTGGACGGGATCCTGTTCGACCTCGGTGTCTCTTCGATGCAGCTGGACCGCGCCGAGCGTGGTTTCGCCTACTCCAAGGATTCCCCGCTCGACATGCGGATGGA
Proteins encoded in this region:
- the mraZ gene encoding division/cell wall cluster transcriptional repressor MraZ, whose protein sequence is MFLGTHTPKLDDKGRLTLPAKFRDALAGGLMVTKGQDHCLFVFPRAEFEQMARKVADAPFTNEAVRAYQRYLFAGTDEQRPDGQGRVAIASELRRYAGLNKECVVIGAITRLEIWDAQAWQGYLDEHEDSYAKAREEVLPGVF